One genomic segment of Chitinophaga sancti includes these proteins:
- a CDS encoding MarR family winged helix-turn-helix transcriptional regulator has product MNSSLDEQVALHLAQRKRSLTRLLGLLKKDMDCRIVEKLQQKGYNNFKLGDLVVFINIQPEGIINNELAKKARITKQAMSKVVKYLESEGYISTTKHTVDNRAILISLTDNGKKLLIAAFETFEEIQAEYTAIIGDSDAAALRQVLGKLLFSLHPQLA; this is encoded by the coding sequence ATGAACAGTTCACTGGATGAGCAGGTAGCGCTGCATCTGGCACAACGAAAACGAAGTCTGACCAGACTATTGGGATTGTTGAAAAAGGACATGGACTGTAGAATAGTAGAAAAGTTACAACAGAAAGGATATAATAATTTTAAGCTGGGAGATCTGGTAGTATTTATCAATATTCAACCAGAAGGTATTATAAACAACGAACTGGCCAAGAAAGCTAGAATCACCAAACAGGCGATGAGCAAAGTGGTCAAATACCTGGAATCAGAAGGATATATTTCTACTACGAAACATACCGTCGACAACAGGGCCATTCTCATATCACTGACTGATAATGGCAAGAAACTGCTGATAGCCGCATTTGAAACCTTCGAAGAAATACAGGCTGAATATACAGCCATCATCGGAGACTCAGATGCGGCTGCCCTCAGGCAGGTACTCGGTAAACTACTCTTTTCACTTCATCCCCAACTTGCCTGA
- a CDS encoding universal stress protein produces the protein MSKIMIAVDLSSYSASVIAAGMELARSTKSPVTITSILDKNAEVIPVIETVSPSADELNGRLQDIIAHLETYREAYPDVTISVTATLGNPKEDILEQAAEEGTTTLVIGTHGRTGLDHLLIGSTAEFVIRHASIPVLVVPYRKERH, from the coding sequence ATGTCAAAAATTATGATAGCTGTAGATCTAAGCAGCTATTCTGCCAGCGTTATTGCTGCTGGTATGGAACTTGCGCGGAGTACTAAGTCTCCGGTAACCATCACTTCTATCCTGGACAAGAACGCAGAAGTAATACCTGTGATCGAAACCGTAAGTCCATCTGCCGATGAGCTGAATGGTCGTCTGCAGGACATTATCGCGCATCTTGAAACTTACCGGGAAGCTTACCCTGATGTAACCATATCCGTTACTGCTACTTTAGGCAATCCAAAAGAAGACATTCTGGAGCAGGCAGCCGAAGAAGGTACAACTACCCTCGTAATTGGTACACACGGCCGCACCGGTCTGGACCATTTGCTGATTGGCAGCACGGCTGAATTTGTCATCCGCCATGCTTCTATTCCCGTACTGGTAGTGCCTTACAGGAAAGAACGGCATTAA
- a CDS encoding response regulator transcription factor, with translation MKNVRRNSTGKASGEDALGAEGGEHADSKHLVQQLAKDISNVVFMDSDIPGLTAIEAANILKAAYPDINVLLFSVRNRETAITTITSKHDPVPPPASLSATFAQLYEAAIHSNTATIQKVLTFFNRKPEEVPMRYGLSHRELQVLDCLVSGDTYKKIAEHCHISVGTVRSHIMNIYRKLDVNSRSSAIVKAMQERLVG, from the coding sequence ATGAAAAATGTGCGGCGCAACAGCACTGGGAAGGCCAGTGGGGAGGATGCTTTAGGGGCGGAAGGCGGAGAACATGCGGATTCAAAACACCTGGTACAGCAACTGGCAAAAGATATCAGTAATGTTGTATTCATGGATAGTGATATTCCCGGACTAACTGCTATCGAAGCCGCCAATATTCTGAAAGCAGCCTATCCCGACATCAACGTACTATTATTTTCTGTGCGAAATAGGGAAACAGCTATCACCACCATTACCAGCAAGCATGATCCTGTACCACCACCAGCATCACTGAGCGCAACTTTTGCCCAACTGTACGAAGCGGCCATCCATAGCAATACGGCGACTATTCAGAAAGTACTTACTTTCTTCAACCGTAAACCGGAAGAAGTACCAATGCGGTATGGCCTTTCTCATCGTGAATTGCAGGTACTGGATTGCCTGGTAAGTGGAGATACCTACAAAAAAATAGCCGAACACTGTCATATTAGTGTCGGCACTGTACGCTCACATATTATGAACATCTATCGCAAACTGGATGTAAATTCCCGTTCTTCTGCTATTGTCAAAGCTATGCAGGAAAGATTGGTAGGCTAG
- a CDS encoding helix-turn-helix transcriptional regulator, translating into MPRKKQFIASQSLEGLFPDLPSFAIKIMSTTTNREMASLADVHRHNYYMLFVLMEGVSEHMIDMELVTLNAGQIGLIVPGQVHLAQPEQTGKGWGIAFTADFLPLLSLPVTLQGPVTLPADELEAVNQIVCLMYREYNEKKTQAIPLLQHYLSILLLMLQRHTADAPSANKSLLTRYRELVAAHYLEWTKPAQYAEALHISVDYLNEVVRQYSGQTASSLITERRILEAKRLLLHAEESVKEIAWHLQFNEVSYFNRFFKQHTGYTPAAFRESVRDKSLSDPE; encoded by the coding sequence ATGCCTCGGAAAAAGCAATTTATAGCGTCGCAAAGTCTGGAGGGATTGTTCCCGGATCTGCCTTCTTTTGCCATCAAAATCATGTCCACTACTACCAATAGGGAAATGGCCAGCCTGGCAGATGTGCACCGGCACAATTACTACATGCTGTTTGTATTAATGGAAGGTGTCAGTGAACATATGATCGATATGGAGCTGGTTACGTTGAATGCAGGACAGATAGGACTCATCGTTCCCGGTCAGGTACACCTGGCCCAACCGGAGCAAACAGGAAAAGGATGGGGTATTGCATTCACTGCGGACTTTCTTCCTCTCTTATCACTCCCGGTCACGCTACAGGGACCTGTGACCCTACCAGCCGATGAACTGGAAGCCGTGAACCAGATCGTCTGCCTGATGTACAGGGAATACAATGAAAAAAAGACCCAGGCCATTCCCTTGTTGCAGCATTACCTCTCCATTCTCCTGCTCATGCTGCAGCGGCATACTGCCGATGCGCCATCTGCCAATAAATCGCTCCTTACCCGATACCGGGAACTGGTAGCCGCTCATTACCTGGAATGGACAAAACCCGCACAATATGCCGAGGCGCTCCACATTTCGGTGGACTACCTGAACGAAGTAGTGCGGCAATACTCGGGACAGACCGCATCGTCCCTCATTACAGAACGTAGAATACTGGAAGCCAAACGCTTACTACTGCATGCTGAAGAAAGTGTGAAGGAAATAGCCTGGCATTTACAATTCAACGAAGTCTCTTATTTCAACCGCTTTTTTAAGCAACATACAGGCTATACACCTGCTGCCTTCAGGGAAAGTGTACGGGATAAATCCCTATCTGACCCGGAATAG
- a CDS encoding FAD-binding oxidoreductase, with translation MSLKEKATAFLMGRLGKTAHVRQVTALDHRLLQLELQLPEPLAWRSCQHLKCQVSSTALRDYTVAHYNENNRIATLIIDAGHVGQGSEWLRKLNPGDPVMYVGPGGGLHQPTAASKLVCIGDASAIGHILSLYHRRNPEQGFHTLAIDEDPLPAAIMDMPVQFSDGQEKDVINWLDQLQLPSNDTTFYVAGYIPMVVQTRKLLKQLGWKQVKAAGFWE, from the coding sequence ATGTCATTAAAGGAAAAAGCAACCGCCTTCCTGATGGGAAGGTTGGGGAAGACTGCGCATGTGCGCCAGGTAACAGCTCTTGATCACCGCTTACTGCAATTGGAATTGCAGCTCCCCGAACCCCTCGCCTGGCGTAGCTGTCAGCACCTGAAGTGCCAGGTAAGCAGTACTGCACTCAGGGATTACACCGTAGCACACTACAACGAAAATAACCGGATAGCCACCCTGATTATAGATGCAGGCCACGTAGGCCAGGGCAGTGAGTGGCTCCGAAAGCTGAATCCAGGTGATCCTGTCATGTATGTAGGCCCCGGTGGCGGATTACACCAACCTACAGCAGCTTCTAAGCTGGTATGTATAGGCGATGCCAGCGCCATAGGCCATATCCTGTCTCTCTATCACCGCCGGAACCCGGAGCAGGGCTTCCATACACTGGCAATAGACGAAGATCCCCTACCCGCAGCAATAATGGACATGCCGGTACAGTTCTCTGACGGACAGGAAAAGGATGTAATCAATTGGCTGGACCAACTGCAACTACCTTCAAATGATACTACATTTTATGTAGCTGGCTATATTCCGATGGTGGTTCAAACAAGAAAGTTGCTCAAACAATTGGGTTGGAAACAGGTAAAAGCGGCGGGGTTCTGGGAATAG
- a CDS encoding phosphatidylglycerol lysyltransferase domain-containing protein translates to MPLKDKIKFGPLLRKLHWKEMLAVLFILLAIYFFRQQRHELYSLMPAIERADRFWVIVGVVLSVVYVLLQAWMYLYSFRSVGSKLDIGRGTELFLKRNLLSIFLPAGGVSSLAYLPQSLRRSQINKQQIHQASGIYGFVGIFSVFLVGIPVVGYAVLHDESMLEAVGGLVTICAVLAGTVWLVRSIQTRGAAYNLLAKYLPGVMQHVDEIFAFDLNRPAFIKTILVSAGIELAGIAHLYLSMLATGAHPSLEAACVGYIVATIFLIVSPFLRGLGAIELSLAYLLTNYGFTSLQALEITLLYRLFEFWLPLMAGVFAFILKGRHLVLRLVPPVLIFLLGMVNIFSVLTPPLANRLRVLRGYIPTESIHASNLLVVFLGLVLLVTATFLFRGLRSAWIVALTVSVLSAFGHISKALDYEEASLALLTALILLITARQYRIKSNRQLVNIGAVTAVATLLVVLIFGTIGFYFLNVKHFGMDFTLLHSLRASFHGFLLLEDDGLKPVTRFGREFLSAIRVLGVGAWAFLFYTIIRPYLHTGKHTNAAMEKAQYYLSQYGSSAMDYFKVGDDKLLFISEKYEGFIAYRVASSFAIVLEEPVCAEDAKLPLLQEFEEQCKKMGLKPAFYRVDEQSMYYFEHLRKKKILIGQEGIVDVTAFTLSGKDKKSLRNGLNSLAAKGYVTSIQRAPLSPELIKELKEVSDEWLVDYDVKEMTFSQGLFDMDAIRDQDVITVTDAQGQVAAFLNIIPDYAPGECTYDLIRKRTATPGGCMDALIIALIQDAKDQGLQYLNLGLVPMSGIQQPQNTAEQVVKFAYEKIKAFRHYHGLREFKEKYATDWTNKYLVYEHDFDLIQLPAALSKVMKA, encoded by the coding sequence ATGCCCTTGAAAGACAAGATCAAATTTGGTCCGTTGTTGCGTAAACTGCATTGGAAAGAAATGCTGGCTGTACTATTTATTTTACTGGCCATCTATTTTTTCAGGCAACAGCGCCATGAACTATATTCTCTGATGCCTGCCATAGAGCGGGCTGACCGCTTCTGGGTGATCGTCGGCGTCGTGCTCTCTGTGGTATACGTTTTACTGCAGGCATGGATGTATCTCTATAGTTTCCGTTCTGTAGGTAGTAAGCTGGACATAGGCAGGGGAACTGAATTGTTTCTGAAGCGAAACCTGCTAAGTATCTTTTTGCCTGCAGGCGGCGTGAGCTCACTGGCTTACCTGCCACAAAGCCTCAGGCGCAGCCAGATTAATAAGCAGCAGATCCATCAGGCCTCCGGCATCTATGGATTTGTAGGTATTTTCTCCGTTTTCCTTGTGGGAATACCTGTGGTGGGCTATGCAGTACTGCATGATGAATCGATGCTGGAAGCAGTAGGGGGACTGGTGACCATTTGTGCGGTGCTGGCTGGTACTGTCTGGTTAGTGCGTTCTATCCAGACGCGGGGGGCCGCTTACAACCTGCTGGCAAAATACCTGCCTGGTGTGATGCAGCATGTAGACGAGATCTTCGCTTTTGACCTGAACCGTCCCGCATTTATAAAAACAATACTGGTGTCTGCCGGCATAGAGCTGGCAGGCATCGCTCATTTATACCTGAGCATGTTGGCTACAGGGGCTCATCCATCGCTGGAAGCCGCTTGTGTAGGGTACATCGTAGCTACGATCTTCCTGATTGTATCGCCATTTCTGAGGGGATTGGGGGCCATTGAGCTGTCATTGGCTTACCTGCTCACCAATTATGGATTTACCTCCCTGCAGGCATTGGAAATCACATTATTATACCGCCTTTTCGAATTCTGGCTGCCTTTGATGGCAGGGGTGTTTGCTTTTATCCTGAAGGGGCGTCACCTGGTGCTGCGCTTAGTGCCGCCGGTGTTGATCTTTCTGTTGGGGATGGTGAATATTTTTTCGGTATTGACGCCTCCCCTCGCAAATCGTTTGCGGGTGCTGAGAGGCTATATTCCTACAGAGAGTATTCATGCTTCCAACTTATTGGTGGTGTTCCTGGGATTGGTACTGCTGGTCACGGCCACTTTTCTGTTCAGGGGATTGCGTAGTGCCTGGATTGTTGCACTGACGGTATCGGTGTTATCAGCCTTTGGTCATATCAGTAAGGCATTGGACTATGAAGAGGCTTCGCTGGCCTTGTTAACGGCGCTTATTTTGCTCATTACTGCCAGGCAATATAGGATCAAGAGCAATCGTCAACTGGTGAATATCGGGGCCGTGACGGCAGTCGCAACGCTACTGGTAGTATTGATCTTTGGCACAATCGGGTTCTATTTCCTGAATGTAAAGCATTTCGGAATGGACTTTACCCTGTTGCATTCATTGCGTGCATCTTTCCATGGTTTCCTATTACTGGAAGACGATGGGTTAAAACCGGTGACGCGTTTTGGCCGGGAATTTTTAAGTGCCATCCGGGTATTGGGGGTAGGAGCCTGGGCGTTCCTGTTCTATACCATAATTCGTCCTTATCTGCATACAGGCAAGCACACGAATGCGGCGATGGAAAAGGCGCAGTATTACCTGAGTCAATATGGTAGTTCCGCGATGGACTACTTTAAAGTGGGGGATGACAAGTTGCTCTTTATATCAGAGAAATACGAGGGCTTTATTGCCTACAGAGTAGCCAGTAGTTTTGCTATTGTACTGGAGGAACCGGTATGTGCAGAAGATGCAAAATTGCCTTTGCTGCAGGAGTTTGAAGAGCAGTGTAAGAAGATGGGATTGAAGCCTGCATTCTACAGAGTGGATGAACAAAGTATGTATTATTTTGAACACCTGCGGAAAAAGAAGATCCTGATAGGGCAGGAGGGTATTGTGGATGTGACCGCGTTTACATTGAGTGGAAAGGATAAAAAATCCTTGCGTAACGGGTTGAATAGCCTGGCAGCGAAAGGATATGTAACGTCAATACAACGTGCGCCATTGAGCCCTGAGCTGATAAAGGAACTGAAAGAAGTGTCTGACGAGTGGCTGGTGGATTATGATGTAAAAGAAATGACTTTCTCCCAGGGATTGTTCGATATGGATGCCATCAGGGACCAGGATGTGATCACGGTAACGGATGCGCAGGGACAGGTGGCAGCATTTTTGAATATCATTCCGGATTATGCACCGGGGGAATGTACATATGATCTGATCCGCAAGCGTACGGCTACACCTGGTGGGTGTATGGATGCGTTGATCATCGCGTTGATCCAGGATGCAAAAGATCAGGGTTTACAATACCTGAATCTGGGCCTGGTACCGATGTCGGGAATACAGCAACCGCAGAATACCGCCGAGCAGGTAGTAAAATTTGCGTACGAGAAGATCAAGGCGTTCCGTCATTATCATGGCTTGAGAGAATTCAAGGAAAAGTATGCCACGGACTGGACGAACAAGTACCTGGTATACGAGCATGATTTTGACCTGATACAACTTCCGGCTGCATTGAGCAAAGTAATGAAGGCTTGA
- a CDS encoding family 20 glycosylhydrolase yields MHIRRFILVCGLFTVAATKSWAQAPFDASQLKVSWEVGENHYQGKAQFMSVFTIVNKGHTAFPAQGWQLYFNFVRSVNAGPTTGGVSAAHVNGDLYKLTPTADSKGIAAGDSIRIALVADAWAVNYTDAPDGLYFVWDKEPAKGYSVPALNVRPSTQPKQYLRFPGDKIGLITPQDIYEQNKNTADVPLAELPKVFPTPIEITNGTGDLVLTPAVTISADPAFAKESAYLAADLKSVFGKEPAVTNGGNATITLSTDATLAPENYTLTVTSTGVQIKAGEGAGIFYGIQSLKSLFPANAWAGAQKKITLPAVNVKDGPRFGYRAFMIDVSRNFHSKNDIYRLLDLMAMYKLNVLHFHLTDDEGWRLEIPSLPELTTVGAHRGHTPDEKDHLQPAYGSGPDVSNEAGSGFYTKQDFIDILHFAAERHIRVIPEIETPGHARAAIVSMKSRYEKLSKAGQQTAAEEYLLSDPKDASVYRSVQNWNDNVINVALPAVYHFLDKVVEEVQGMYKEAGVPLEYVHMGGDEVPAGVWAGSPAVKTLMEKDKRIRDVNDLWYYYYGKVNDLLKKRGLKLYGWEEMGMRKTTLDGKPFSMPNPGFGGENLMVDVWNNIMGGGAEDLPYRLANANYKVVLSGVSNMYFDMAYMKSFDEPGFYWGGFVDVDKPFYFIPMDYYKNAKVDALGNPLDPAIFKDKQRLTGYGADNIVGVQGLLWSETVKNVARMEYMILPKLLGLAERAWAKDPEWAQVKDSALSADLYTKAWSSFANTLGKKELVRLSYYNGGYNYRIPTAGAIVVDGAVVANLQLPGFTIRYTANGKEPDAKSKVYAGPIKEKGTIRLKVFNAKGRASRTVAIENR; encoded by the coding sequence ATGCATATAAGGAGGTTTATACTGGTATGCGGTCTCTTTACAGTAGCCGCCACCAAGAGTTGGGCGCAGGCGCCTTTTGACGCTTCGCAATTGAAAGTATCCTGGGAAGTAGGGGAAAATCACTATCAGGGGAAAGCACAGTTTATGTCTGTTTTTACCATTGTCAATAAAGGTCATACTGCATTTCCTGCCCAGGGATGGCAGTTATATTTCAACTTTGTAAGATCGGTAAATGCAGGTCCTACCACCGGTGGTGTAAGTGCTGCGCATGTGAATGGAGATTTGTATAAACTGACGCCAACTGCAGACAGTAAAGGAATTGCAGCTGGTGATTCTATTCGTATTGCACTGGTAGCAGATGCATGGGCGGTAAACTATACGGATGCACCAGATGGTTTATACTTCGTGTGGGATAAAGAACCTGCAAAAGGATACAGTGTACCAGCATTGAATGTCCGCCCTTCTACACAGCCTAAGCAATACCTGCGGTTCCCGGGTGATAAGATTGGTCTGATCACACCACAGGATATCTATGAGCAGAATAAAAATACAGCGGATGTACCCCTTGCTGAATTACCGAAGGTATTTCCTACACCAATTGAAATCACGAATGGTACAGGAGATCTGGTACTGACACCAGCTGTGACCATCAGCGCAGATCCTGCATTTGCAAAGGAGTCTGCCTATCTCGCCGCTGACCTGAAATCCGTATTTGGCAAGGAACCAGCTGTAACAAACGGCGGCAATGCAACCATTACTTTATCTACAGATGCCACCCTGGCACCTGAAAATTATACACTGACTGTGACCAGCACCGGTGTACAGATTAAAGCGGGTGAAGGTGCTGGTATTTTCTATGGTATTCAATCCCTGAAATCGCTGTTCCCTGCGAATGCATGGGCCGGTGCACAAAAGAAAATAACCCTCCCTGCAGTGAATGTAAAAGATGGTCCCCGTTTTGGCTACCGTGCATTTATGATCGATGTGTCCCGCAATTTTCATAGCAAAAATGACATCTATCGTCTGCTGGATCTGATGGCAATGTACAAACTGAACGTACTGCATTTTCACCTCACGGACGATGAAGGCTGGAGACTGGAAATCCCTTCTTTGCCTGAGTTGACGACAGTGGGTGCACACCGTGGTCATACACCCGATGAAAAGGATCATTTACAACCTGCATATGGTTCCGGTCCTGATGTGAGCAACGAAGCAGGCAGTGGTTTTTATACCAAACAGGATTTCATTGATATCCTGCACTTTGCCGCTGAGCGCCATATCCGTGTGATCCCTGAAATTGAAACACCGGGGCATGCGCGTGCAGCAATCGTATCAATGAAATCACGCTACGAAAAGTTATCAAAAGCAGGTCAACAGACTGCTGCTGAAGAATATTTATTATCAGATCCGAAGGATGCATCTGTATATCGCTCTGTCCAGAACTGGAATGACAATGTGATCAACGTAGCCTTGCCGGCAGTATATCACTTCCTGGATAAGGTAGTGGAAGAAGTACAGGGAATGTATAAAGAAGCGGGCGTACCGCTGGAATATGTACACATGGGTGGTGATGAAGTACCCGCTGGTGTATGGGCGGGTTCTCCTGCAGTAAAGACGCTGATGGAAAAAGATAAGCGTATTCGCGATGTGAATGATCTGTGGTATTACTATTATGGAAAAGTAAATGATCTGTTGAAGAAAAGAGGATTGAAACTGTATGGCTGGGAAGAGATGGGGATGCGTAAAACAACCCTGGACGGTAAGCCTTTCAGTATGCCCAACCCTGGATTTGGTGGTGAAAATCTGATGGTAGATGTATGGAACAATATCATGGGTGGTGGTGCAGAAGATCTGCCTTACCGGTTGGCCAATGCGAATTACAAAGTAGTGCTTTCAGGAGTGAGCAATATGTACTTCGATATGGCTTATATGAAGTCATTTGATGAACCGGGTTTCTACTGGGGTGGTTTTGTCGATGTGGATAAACCCTTCTATTTCATCCCGATGGATTATTACAAGAACGCTAAAGTAGATGCATTGGGTAATCCGCTGGATCCGGCTATTTTCAAAGACAAACAACGACTGACTGGTTATGGTGCTGATAACATTGTAGGTGTGCAGGGATTGCTGTGGAGTGAGACGGTGAAGAATGTTGCCAGGATGGAGTATATGATCTTGCCTAAGTTGTTGGGATTGGCGGAGAGAGCATGGGCGAAAGATCCGGAGTGGGCGCAGGTGAAAGATAGTGCACTAAGTGCTGATCTGTATACAAAAGCGTGGAGTTCATTTGCAAATACACTGGGTAAAAAGGAGTTGGTGAGATTGAGTTATTACAATGGCGGGTATAATTACCGAATACCTACAGCCGGTGCGATTGTAGTAGACGGGGCTGTCGTTGCGAATCTGCAATTGCCAGGGTTTACGATCAGATATACAGCAAATGGCAAGGAGCCGGATGCAAAGAGCAAAGTGTATGCAGGACCCATTAAAGAGAAAGGAACGATCAGGTTAAAGGTATTTAATGCCAAAGGGAGAGCCAGCAGAACGGTGGCTATTGAAAATAGATAG
- a CDS encoding FMN-binding glutamate synthase family protein, translated as MKGFFAFTLGSLALIFCGGYFFPWVLWLLVLIVPLIILGFVDIFQKKHAIMRNYPIVGRMRYLMEDIRPKIYQYFVESDIDGSPVNRVDRSTIYQRAKRELNSQPFGTQFNVYAEGYEWMAHSIQPRSFDTMNKDPRVQIGGTECRQPYSASILNVSAMSYGSLSANAVEALNGGAKIGNFAHNTGEGGISEHHLNQGGDIIWQIGTGYFGCRDENGNFDEHLFAQNSAKPQIRMIELKVSQGAKPGHGGILPASKNTPEIAAIRHVKPHTTVASPPYHTAFNTPRQMMEFISKMRILANGKPVGFKLCIGQKSEFHAICKAMLETGCYPDFITVDGGEGGTGAAPPEFSNSVGMPLMDALAFVHDTLRGYNIRHKVKVIASGKILTGFHILRALALGADACNSARAMMMAIGCIQALICNTNRCPTGVATQDKWLQAGLVVDDKKHRVANYHQDTIESAIELAAAAGLETPHHITRSHLSRRVFMNQVKTFEEIYPSTEVGALLNAATIEKINIDNW; from the coding sequence ATGAAAGGATTTTTTGCATTTACGCTTGGCAGTCTCGCGCTTATATTTTGTGGCGGTTATTTCTTTCCCTGGGTGCTGTGGCTACTGGTATTGATTGTTCCACTTATTATCCTCGGATTTGTTGATATTTTCCAGAAAAAACATGCCATTATGCGCAATTACCCTATTGTGGGCAGAATGCGCTACCTGATGGAAGATATACGTCCCAAAATCTACCAATACTTTGTAGAAAGCGATATCGACGGTAGCCCTGTCAACAGGGTAGACCGCTCCACTATCTATCAGCGTGCAAAACGTGAACTGAATTCACAACCCTTTGGGACCCAGTTCAACGTATACGCTGAGGGGTATGAATGGATGGCCCATTCCATCCAGCCCCGTTCTTTCGACACCATGAACAAGGATCCACGCGTGCAGATCGGTGGTACAGAATGCCGGCAGCCATATTCTGCCAGCATCCTCAACGTGTCTGCTATGAGCTATGGTTCCCTGAGTGCCAATGCAGTCGAAGCTTTGAACGGCGGCGCCAAAATTGGCAACTTTGCCCATAACACCGGCGAAGGGGGTATCAGTGAACATCACCTGAACCAGGGTGGAGATATCATCTGGCAGATTGGTACCGGTTACTTTGGCTGCCGGGATGAAAATGGTAATTTCGACGAACACTTATTTGCACAGAATAGCGCGAAGCCACAAATCCGCATGATCGAACTAAAGGTATCTCAGGGTGCCAAACCAGGCCACGGCGGTATCCTGCCAGCGTCTAAGAACACTCCTGAAATCGCTGCTATCCGCCATGTGAAACCACATACCACAGTGGCCTCCCCTCCTTACCACACAGCCTTCAACACCCCCCGCCAGATGATGGAATTCATCAGCAAAATGCGAATTCTGGCAAATGGTAAACCTGTTGGTTTCAAACTCTGTATCGGTCAGAAATCTGAATTCCATGCAATCTGTAAAGCCATGCTGGAAACCGGCTGCTATCCTGACTTTATCACTGTTGATGGTGGTGAGGGCGGTACCGGTGCAGCACCTCCGGAGTTCAGCAATTCCGTAGGTATGCCACTGATGGATGCACTGGCATTTGTACACGATACACTGAGAGGATACAATATCCGTCATAAAGTAAAGGTGATTGCCTCCGGTAAGATCCTCACCGGCTTCCACATCCTCCGTGCTTTGGCATTGGGCGCCGATGCCTGCAACAGTGCAAGAGCAATGATGATGGCAATAGGTTGTATACAGGCTTTAATTTGTAATACCAACCGTTGTCCTACAGGTGTAGCGACACAGGATAAATGGTTGCAGGCGGGTCTGGTTGTAGATGATAAAAAGCACAGGGTAGCAAACTATCATCAGGATACTATTGAAAGTGCCATTGAACTGGCTGCTGCAGCCGGATTGGAGACACCACATCATATCACCAGAAGTCACCTGTCACGAAGAGTGTTCATGAACCAGGTGAAAACATTCGAAGAGATCTATCCAAGTACAGAAGTAGGGGCTTTATTGAATGCAGCAACGATAGAGAAAATAAATATCGATAACTGGTAA
- a CDS encoding AcvB/VirJ family lysyl-phosphatidylglycerol hydrolase, producing the protein MVKGLWLMGILGLVMATAHAQTDISKLPVTVKVPTAGNEHPIVLFLSGDGGMKKFAVDMVNTLNAKGYPVIGLNSLKYFWSKKTPQQAGADVAALLQYYSKEWNNHSFLLVGYSMGADVLPFIYQHLPGALQNGTLSLVFMSPSASTDMVVHISDMLGKSSTPGALNVPAAMNTIANKPLLLIFGKDENDFDLHALTITNYKSLVLPGGHHYNDDATGVVTQMVSHWGLK; encoded by the coding sequence ATGGTGAAAGGATTATGGCTGATGGGGATACTGGGCCTGGTGATGGCTACAGCCCATGCGCAAACGGATATCAGCAAACTGCCTGTAACGGTGAAGGTACCCACAGCTGGCAACGAGCATCCGATAGTATTGTTTCTGTCAGGAGACGGTGGGATGAAAAAGTTTGCCGTGGATATGGTGAATACGCTGAATGCAAAGGGTTATCCTGTGATTGGGTTGAACTCCCTGAAATATTTTTGGAGTAAGAAGACTCCACAGCAGGCAGGAGCGGATGTGGCAGCCTTATTACAATATTATAGTAAGGAGTGGAACAATCATTCATTTTTGCTGGTAGGTTATTCAATGGGAGCGGATGTATTACCTTTCATATATCAGCATTTGCCGGGGGCGTTGCAGAACGGGACGTTATCGCTGGTGTTTATGTCGCCATCTGCAAGTACGGATATGGTGGTACATATTTCAGACATGCTGGGCAAGAGTTCCACGCCTGGGGCGCTGAATGTACCGGCGGCGATGAATACGATTGCTAATAAGCCGTTATTATTGATTTTCGGGAAAGACGAAAACGACTTTGATCTGCATGCATTGACGATTACAAATTATAAATCCCTGGTATTGCCTGGAGGGCATCATTACAATGATGATGCGACTGGGGTGGTTACGCAGATGGTATCGCACTGGGGGCTTAAATAA